A genomic stretch from Caulobacter sp. FWC2 includes:
- a CDS encoding TonB-dependent siderophore receptor has product MGYSAAAYAAGAPDKAPDQTEVDTIIVTGTRQTGLRVIDSPAPVQVVDTSTLERTGAVDLRLGLANLVPSFNAQAFGGDTANLTLSARLRGLSPNQALVLVNGKRRHTTGNLAVLSGVYQGAAAADLGFIPMAGIGRIEVLTDGAAAQYGTDAIAGVVNIILKKNPSGGSISATGGEYFDGGGKTAGGSINIGMAPTENSYLNLTVESKYHGFSNRGLADQRVANPASPSYSAANNAVESKIPGYPNLNLISGDAEYRLNNLAFNAGVELPADFEVYSFGTLGHKDASAYENYRRYNRIQGKQGAADRPFPLGFSPRERIIEDDYALTLGVSGKLVGWDLDVSSTYGKDDIEVRVEDSANASLYADTSTLTTKGFTPTSFHAGSWRTTQWTNNIDLRRGFDVGLSAPVDVALGYEQRRDTYRIGQGDAASTYKEGSQSYPGFQSTDAGGHARTSWALYGDVAATPVPEWKIDAAVRYEKFSDFGDTTVVKLTSRYDFNEMFALRGTASTGFRAPTLAESYYSATNVSPTSAFVQLAPNSAAARLLGIDALKPEKSKNYSLGVVAHPIPKMTATIDAYQINLKNRIFGSSSVYGLRNGVVVNSNVNAAIAANGNVLDSTVASTGINIFSNGLDTRTRGLDFVVAYPTDLGDMGRIDWTLSGNFNKTKITKVKTAPTALATTSTAFPSGQVLFAGNAASLLEKAAPKYKIGVNGLYTFGKLSLSLTETFYGKASALSDPGTGPLLDTVASSAAITDAEISYKFPVGVTAAIGANNLFNKYPDKFTAAFQTACIASGGGCVTQYPGFSPYGINGGYYYGRLTYAF; this is encoded by the coding sequence TTGGGATACTCAGCGGCCGCCTATGCTGCTGGCGCGCCTGACAAGGCGCCGGATCAGACTGAAGTCGACACCATCATCGTCACCGGCACGCGCCAGACGGGTCTGCGCGTGATCGACAGCCCCGCCCCGGTCCAGGTCGTCGACACCAGCACGCTGGAACGCACGGGCGCGGTCGACCTGCGCCTTGGCCTGGCCAACCTGGTCCCGTCGTTCAACGCCCAGGCGTTCGGCGGTGACACCGCCAACCTGACCCTTTCGGCCCGCCTGCGCGGCCTCTCGCCCAACCAGGCCCTGGTGCTGGTCAACGGCAAGCGCCGCCACACCACCGGCAACCTCGCCGTCCTCTCGGGCGTCTATCAGGGCGCCGCGGCGGCCGACCTGGGCTTCATCCCGATGGCCGGCATAGGCCGCATCGAAGTGCTGACGGACGGCGCCGCCGCCCAGTACGGTACCGACGCCATCGCCGGCGTCGTCAACATCATCCTGAAGAAGAACCCATCGGGCGGTTCGATCTCGGCCACGGGCGGCGAATATTTCGACGGCGGCGGCAAGACGGCCGGCGGCTCGATCAACATCGGCATGGCGCCGACCGAGAACAGCTATCTGAACCTGACGGTCGAGAGCAAATACCACGGCTTCTCGAACCGCGGCCTGGCCGACCAGCGCGTCGCCAACCCGGCCAGCCCCAGCTATTCTGCCGCCAACAACGCCGTCGAAAGCAAGATTCCAGGCTATCCGAACCTGAACCTGATCTCCGGCGACGCCGAGTATCGCCTGAACAACCTGGCTTTCAACGCCGGCGTCGAACTGCCGGCCGACTTCGAGGTCTATTCGTTCGGCACCCTGGGCCACAAGGACGCCTCGGCCTACGAAAACTACCGCCGCTACAACCGCATCCAGGGCAAGCAGGGCGCGGCCGACAGGCCCTTCCCGCTGGGCTTTAGCCCGCGTGAACGGATCATCGAGGACGACTACGCCCTGACCTTGGGCGTCTCGGGCAAGCTGGTCGGCTGGGATCTGGACGTCTCGTCGACCTACGGCAAGGACGACATCGAGGTTCGCGTCGAGGATTCGGCCAACGCCAGCCTCTATGCCGACACCTCGACCCTGACGACCAAGGGCTTCACCCCGACCTCGTTCCATGCCGGCAGCTGGCGCACCACCCAGTGGACCAACAATATCGACCTGCGTCGCGGTTTCGACGTCGGCCTGTCGGCGCCGGTAGACGTCGCCCTCGGCTACGAACAGCGTCGCGACACCTACCGCATCGGCCAAGGCGACGCCGCCTCGACCTACAAGGAAGGCTCGCAGTCCTATCCGGGCTTCCAGAGCACCGACGCCGGCGGCCACGCCCGCACCAGCTGGGCGCTGTATGGCGACGTCGCCGCCACCCCGGTTCCGGAGTGGAAGATCGACGCGGCCGTCCGCTACGAGAAGTTCAGCGACTTCGGCGACACCACCGTCGTCAAGCTGACCAGCCGCTACGACTTCAACGAGATGTTCGCCCTCCGCGGCACGGCCTCGACCGGCTTCCGCGCCCCGACCCTGGCGGAGTCCTACTACTCGGCCACCAACGTCTCGCCGACCAGCGCCTTCGTGCAGCTGGCCCCGAACTCCGCCGCAGCCCGCCTGCTGGGCATCGACGCGCTGAAACCCGAGAAGTCGAAGAACTACAGCCTCGGCGTCGTGGCCCATCCGATCCCGAAGATGACGGCGACGATCGACGCCTACCAGATCAACCTGAAGAACCGCATCTTCGGTTCCAGCTCGGTCTACGGCCTGCGTAACGGCGTCGTCGTCAACAGCAACGTCAACGCCGCGATCGCCGCCAACGGCAACGTGCTGGACAGCACGGTGGCCAGCACCGGCATCAACATCTTCTCGAACGGCCTGGACACCCGCACCCGCGGCCTGGACTTCGTGGTCGCCTATCCGACCGACCTGGGCGACATGGGCCGCATCGACTGGACGCTGTCGGGCAACTTCAACAAGACCAAGATCACCAAGGTCAAGACCGCGCCGACCGCCCTGGCGACCACCAGCACGGCCTTCCCGTCGGGCCAGGTCCTGTTCGCCGGCAACGCCGCCTCGCTGCTCGAGAAGGCCGCGCCGAAGTACAAGATCGGCGTCAACGGCCTCTACACCTTCGGCAAGCTGTCGCTGTCGCTGACCGAGACCTTCTACGGCAAGGCCTCGGCCCTGTCCGACCCGGGCACCGGTCCGCTGCTGGACACCGTGGCCAGCAGCGCGGCGATCACCGACGCCGAGATCTCGTACAAGTTCCCGGTCGGCGTCACCGCCGCGATCGGGGCCAACAACCTGTTCAACAAGTATCCGGACAAGTTCACGGCCGCGTTCCAGACCGCTTGTATCGCTTCGGGCGGCGGCTGCGTGACCCAGTACCCCGGCTTCTCGCCGTACGGCATCAACGGCGGCTACTACTACGGCCGACTGACCTACGCCTTCTAA